One Channa argus isolate prfri chromosome 17, Channa argus male v1.0, whole genome shotgun sequence genomic window, CTGGATAACACAAGGGTATGTACAATATGTGCATCGATACAGCAAAGTATATTAATAACTTCATGCCTTATTGCCTTTTGCGTCTTTGTCGTGTCCCTATATTTTTTTTGACTTGTGCATTAATTACTTGTCTCTGTCCCCAGGTGCGGTCCCACCATGACTATTGGAGTCTTTGTCAACGCACCAATGATGCTTCCTGTTGCCCCAGCTGGACACTTGGTAACTACATCGCTGTCCTTAACAACAAGTCATCCTGCCAGAAAATCACAGAGCGTGACGTGATGCACACACTCAAAATCCTTCGCTCGTGTGCCAAGTTCTACCACAATGGCACACTGGGACCTGACTGCTGGGACATGGCCCTGCGGCGGAAAGACCAGTTGAAGTGTGCCACTGTGCCACGGAAGTGCATCAAGTACAACGCCGTCTACCaaatccttcacttcctggtgGACAAGGACTTCCTCGGTCCCAAAAGCCTGGACTATCCTCCACCTGTGCTCAAGTATAGCATGCTCTTCTCCCCCACAGAGAAAGGAGAGTCTatgatgaacatttatttagacAACTTTGAGAACTGGAATTCGTCGGACGGCATCACCACGGTCACAGGGATCGAGTTCGGCATCAAACATGACCTCTTCCAGGACTACCTCCTCACAGACACAGTGTACCCAGCCATAGCCATAGTGATCGTCCTGCTGGTTATGTGTGTTTACACCCGCTCGGTTTTTATCACGCTCATGACAATAATAGCCATCATCAGCTCATTGATTGTGTCTTACTTTCTCTACCGAATGGTTTTTAACTTTGAGTTCTTCCCCTTCATGAACCTTACGGCTCTCATCATCCTGGTGGGCATTGGTGCAGATGACGCCTTTGTGCTTTGTGACGTGTGGAATTACACCAAGTTTGATAAACCCCACGCGGAGCTAGCAGAGACCATCAGCGTCACCCTGCAGCATGCTGCACTGTCCATGTTTGTCACCAGCTTCACCACATCTGCAGCATTTTATGCCAACTATGTCAGCAACATCACTGCCATACGCTGTTTTGGTGTTTATGCTGGCACGGCCATTTTAGTCAACTATGTTCTTATGGTGACGTGGCTCCCGGCTGTGGTTGTCCTTCATGAACGCTACCTGCCTAATGTGTTCCCCTGCTCCAAGCCTCCACACCAGCAAGGAGGGTTCTGCACCCGGATGTTCTGGGCAGGTCTTTGTCAAAAGGCCAACAAATGCCTGTTTACCGTCTCGGAGGCATCGAGGATCTTCTTTGAAAAGGTGCTACCCTGCATTGTCATCAAGCTGCGCTACCTCTGGCTCTTCTGGTTCCTCGCCATTACAGTAGGTGGGGCATACGTGGTTTGTGTCAACCCAAAGATGAAGCTGCCATCTCTGGAGCTGGCAGAGTTTCAGGTGTTTCGATCCTCTCACCCATTTGAGCGTTATGATGCAGAGTACAAGAAACTCTTCATGTTCGAGAGGGTTCATCATGGTGAGGACCTTCACATGCCTATAACTATCATCTGGGGCGTCACCCCCATGGATAATGGAGACCCACTGAACCCTCAAAATAAGGGAAAACTGATGCTAGATAGAAGTTTCAACATTTCCAGTCCAGCCTCTCAGCTGTGGATTCTTCACTTCTGCCAGAAGCTGAGGAACCAGAGTTTTGTCTTTCATTCAGAGGAGCAGGACTTTACCAGCTGCTTCATTGAGACATTCAAACAGGTCAGAACTGCATTCCTACACATTAATAGGACATTAATATAACaggttttatattatttgacACTTAAAGAAGTCTTACAGACCCTCACCAGAAATTGATGTGATGTGTTAGGAATACAAAGttatactttatttaaatgtctacTTTACTTAAAAAGCACCTGAAACGTAACCAAATGAAGGCAACTTTTAACTCACTGGATTTCATCCACATATTTTCCTCATTTCAACAGTGGATGGAAAATCAGGACTGTGTAGAGGGCTCTGTGTACCCCTGCTGCAGTCAGTCCACCTTCCCTTACAAGCCGGATGTTTTTGAGTTGTGCATCAAAAGAGCCATCATGGAGCTGGATCGGAGCACTAACTACCATCTGGACAGCAAGACCCCTGGGCCTCGATTCGATATTAATGACACTATCAGAGCCATTGTTTTAGAGTTCCAGAGTACGTACCTCTTCACGCTGGCCTATGAAAAGATGTTCCAGTTCTACCAAGAGGTATCATATGCACACAAACTGTTGTTGGTGACTTTGTATTTTCACGCTAACTTTACATGCAAGAGAGATTttcttaatgcttttaaattttcCCGACATATTTCAGGTCGATGCCTGGATCACAGAGGAGCTGCGGTTTGCCCCAGCAGGCCTGAGTCATGGCTGGTTCATCAGCAACTTGGATTTCTATGACCTGCAGGACAGTCTGTCAGACGGCACTTTGGTTGCCATGGCGCTATCGGTGGCCGTGGCTTTCAGTGTTATGCTTCTGACCACCTGGAATGTCATCATCAGTCTTTATGCCATCTTTTCAATTGCTGGCACCATATTTGTGACAGTGGGCTCCCTGGTGCTCCTGGGCTGGGAGCTAAACATCTTGGAGTCTGTGACCATTTCTGTGGCAGTAGGGCTGTCTGTGGATTTTGCAGTCCACTATGGCGTAGCCTACCGGCTTGCTCCGGAGCCTGACCGCGAGGGGAAGGTGATTTTCTCCCTGAGCCGAATGGGCTCTGCAATCGCTATGGCTGCATTGACCACATTTGTTGCCGGGGCCATGATGATGCCCTCGACTGTATTAGCCTACACTCAGCTAGGCACGTTCATGATGTTGATCATGTGCATCAGCTGGGCCTTTGCTACCTTCTTCTTTCAGTGCATGTGCCGCTGCCTGGGACCTCAGGGCACCTGTGGACAGATACCCCTGCCCAAAAAGCTGCAGTGTCAGGCCTTCACTGACACCACGTCCACAAACCCCTCAACGCAAGGCAAAGGCCAGGGTAAGTATCAGCTAGACAGCAGGGGTGGGGAGGTGGAGCATTATGAGTTAGAGCCACTGGCATCCAGTCAGAAAACTGACGATAAACCTCGAGAGGAGCATGAGGTCTGCGCTCAGCTTTATAATGGATTACCTCCTCACCACCACAGCATCCCATATTCACACATCCATTATAAGAGTCAGACTGAGAGTGGAAAAGCTGCCCCTGAGAATGGGCTGGTAGCCAATGTGAGCACACAATCCAGGTGCCAGTACTCTCAAAACACTAATTGCACATGTGGGGaccccccttctcctcctcacctGCCCCAGCAGTGGACCTCCCACTCCTGTGCTCAGCATCCCACGCCTGACTCGTCTTCCTGTCCTTCCACCCCTCAGCTCTTCCCCCTTTCAGGACATGCcccaataaaacaaaatagtaCCATCCTACCTTCACATTTGGACCCAGTCTACACTCACATGGAGTGTCGGATGCATTTTGTCCACTGTAGCCCCGCCCACTTTCATCACTGCTCCCAGGGGAGAATAATGGCCCCCAGGGAAGGATCTGTACACGGTTGCCACCTTAGGAAGTACTGCTTACACACTGCGAACCTGCAGACTGGTTCAGTCAGCGAACCGAAAACCACAATGCCAAACCAGAGCAAATGCCCAGCTCCAAGTGTAGCCTCTGGCTCAAAGTCTGCAGGACAAGAGGAAGTCCATAGACCTGAAATGAGTCCTTCAAATCCTGATAGTAGCCAGACTTTAAGTTCCCCAGCCCCAACACGACCTCAAACTCAGTGCCCCTCCCCGTCACTGGGCTCATCACACACAATTTGTCAGGAAGCACAGAAGGTGAGGGACAGAGACCATTGTTGTGGTGACATGCAAGTATCCACCACAACCGCACAAACGGCAACGCGACCGGATGATTGTTGCAAAATCCCTGGCAACCAGGAGAAGCTCGAAAGTTTTCCCGTCACACGGGAGGAAAATGTCAAGAAGTGCAAGCGAAACTCTAAAAGGGAGCGGGCGTCATCTGCCTCTCCGAAGAAACTCTATTGTTTTAACAGGACgttgaaaatgaaatgcaattcaGCTTCAGAGTTTAACGTGCCAAAAAGTGAAACCAGCGTGCCTCCTATTGCAGTAAACTCTAATCCGTCTTCTGAAAGCGTATGTTGATGATACATTGATATTTTAGTAACACTCCGAACAGAACAGATAGCAGTTCTGCTATTCCAAAAAGGAGTGACGCATACAATGTCTGCGTGTAATCGAGTTCGGGAAGTGTTTGCTTAACAAGTGCCTCAAAGCatttcagaaaacaacaaagatgcTGTTTACATAGATTTTTATtacatgtgttgtgtttttttttttttgttttttttttggtactcACCAGTTTTTCTTGTGCCAGCTATGTATGATTttttacagtgaaacaaaaagCTGTTTGAATTTAGGGAATGAACGGGCTTTACACAGTGACACCTCCATGATATTTTGCAAAAGTGTTACATGTAGAGCAGCTCTTTGCACTGTCAGGAAACCGTACAGTAAATGTTGTGATGCTGCGTGTAATTATCAGTATATGTTGTTTGATACAAATCACATCAAGTTTAACAAAAACCTGCCACATTTTACAAGCTTATAAAAAGTTACTgcctgacacttttttttttgtatttagttgCGCGCTAGTGTTGAATTCTTAGTGTGTTCTTTTGTTCAAGTCGCCAcatgctttggataaaagatgtactgtatgattaaaatgtcttttttttttttttcaatcactATCGTCCTTTTGTTCACCTTTGTCTGCTCTTCCCAACGTGTATATAGTCATGCTTGGATCATAAAATGTGATGAAGTCCCATTCAAAGCAGGGATATCTTCTCAATCATAACAGCTTACACC contains:
- the disp1 gene encoding protein dispatched homolog 1, yielding MALCDASGDPLDLSYGEHHRLSANRNAPVSTAFGNSQDPLPAASSSDCPAADGGEDVALKDEASKVQQRPHVVQRTNRTNQNGTVVKKNGSLRNYPPSQSASQSPTATDSQRLAKGHLPFTLAPSSSSPALQPPALCCQYCHFHSTLCCPCGQQECPLFQNPSTGPGPGSVPYPGNTSSCPCCVSACTYTHPHPPHPSSPLCLHHNHHQRWQEQLQNHTHAPGISPPRPFRFPKSYAELIADWPVVVLGVCTVLIVVCALVGILVPDLPDFSDPLLGFEPRGTAIGQRLVTWNNMVKNTGYKATLANYPFKYADEQAKNHQEPRWPEDNLDRDKRQAEWDFRKEFFCDVPGDSYSRLVFTSAEGKNLWSVQAIKSMCNLDNTRVRSHHDYWSLCQRTNDASCCPSWTLGNYIAVLNNKSSCQKITERDVMHTLKILRSCAKFYHNGTLGPDCWDMALRRKDQLKCATVPRKCIKYNAVYQILHFLVDKDFLGPKSLDYPPPVLKYSMLFSPTEKGESMMNIYLDNFENWNSSDGITTVTGIEFGIKHDLFQDYLLTDTVYPAIAIVIVLLVMCVYTRSVFITLMTIIAIISSLIVSYFLYRMVFNFEFFPFMNLTALIILVGIGADDAFVLCDVWNYTKFDKPHAELAETISVTLQHAALSMFVTSFTTSAAFYANYVSNITAIRCFGVYAGTAILVNYVLMVTWLPAVVVLHERYLPNVFPCSKPPHQQGGFCTRMFWAGLCQKANKCLFTVSEASRIFFEKVLPCIVIKLRYLWLFWFLAITVGGAYVVCVNPKMKLPSLELAEFQVFRSSHPFERYDAEYKKLFMFERVHHGEDLHMPITIIWGVTPMDNGDPLNPQNKGKLMLDRSFNISSPASQLWILHFCQKLRNQSFVFHSEEQDFTSCFIETFKQWMENQDCVEGSVYPCCSQSTFPYKPDVFELCIKRAIMELDRSTNYHLDSKTPGPRFDINDTIRAIVLEFQSTYLFTLAYEKMFQFYQEVDAWITEELRFAPAGLSHGWFISNLDFYDLQDSLSDGTLVAMALSVAVAFSVMLLTTWNVIISLYAIFSIAGTIFVTVGSLVLLGWELNILESVTISVAVGLSVDFAVHYGVAYRLAPEPDREGKVIFSLSRMGSAIAMAALTTFVAGAMMMPSTVLAYTQLGTFMMLIMCISWAFATFFFQCMCRCLGPQGTCGQIPLPKKLQCQAFTDTTSTNPSTQGKGQGKYQLDSRGGEVEHYELEPLASSQKTDDKPREEHEVCAQLYNGLPPHHHSIPYSHIHYKSQTESGKAAPENGLVANVSTQSRCQYSQNTNCTCGDPPSPPHLPQQWTSHSCAQHPTPDSSSCPSTPQLFPLSGHAPIKQNSTILPSHLDPVYTHMECRMHFVHCSPAHFHHCSQGRIMAPREGSVHGCHLRKYCLHTANLQTGSVSEPKTTMPNQSKCPAPSVASGSKSAGQEEVHRPEMSPSNPDSSQTLSSPAPTRPQTQCPSPSLGSSHTICQEAQKVRDRDHCCGDMQVSTTTAQTATRPDDCCKIPGNQEKLESFPVTREENVKKCKRNSKRERASSASPKKLYCFNRTLKMKCNSASEFNVPKSETSVPPIAVNSNPSSESVC